One stretch of Thermococcus sp. 21S9 DNA includes these proteins:
- a CDS encoding ParA family protein — protein sequence MAVVISVANQKGGVGKTTLTMNLGYALADMGKRVLLVDVDPQFNLTFGLIGMKVLDYAERHVGTLMTRESEIEESLISVRENLDLIPSHLNLSAKEIEIINAYNRERRLEKALLPVLPDYDYVLIDNPPSMGIFLVNSLTASDYVLIPLELSYFGVIGMQLMFNLMRMIREETNENLKLLGLVPNKFTRQTKVPKLRLKELKETYPDAPILTTIPKAIALEKAQSEGKSIFEFDGKSRAAKAFLKLAKEVVEIAEG from the coding sequence ATGGCAGTGGTAATCAGCGTTGCCAATCAGAAGGGGGGAGTTGGGAAGACAACCCTGACGATGAACCTCGGCTACGCCCTGGCCGATATGGGCAAGAGAGTCCTACTCGTTGACGTCGACCCGCAGTTCAACCTGACCTTCGGTTTAATCGGTATGAAAGTCCTTGATTATGCTGAAAGGCACGTCGGAACGCTCATGACAAGGGAGAGCGAAATTGAGGAGAGCCTGATAAGCGTCCGGGAAAACCTCGACCTTATCCCAAGCCACCTGAACCTCTCGGCCAAAGAAATCGAGATAATCAACGCCTACAACCGCGAGAGGAGGCTTGAGAAGGCCCTGCTACCGGTTCTGCCGGACTACGACTACGTCCTCATAGACAACCCGCCGAGCATGGGAATCTTCCTCGTCAACTCGCTCACCGCTTCCGACTACGTGCTCATCCCACTCGAGCTCAGCTACTTCGGCGTCATAGGAATGCAACTCATGTTCAACCTCATGAGGATGATTCGCGAAGAAACTAACGAGAACCTAAAACTGCTCGGACTGGTTCCCAACAAGTTCACCAGGCAGACGAAGGTCCCGAAGCTCCGCCTCAAGGAGCTTAAGGAGACCTACCCGGACGCGCCGATACTAACGACGATTCCGAAGGCGATAGCCCTTGAGAAGGCCCAGAGCGAGGGTAAGAGCATATTCGAGTTCGACGGCAAGAGTCGCGCCGCGAAGGCCTTCCTAAAGCTCGCGAAAGAGGTGGTTGAGATTGCCGAGGGATAA
- a CDS encoding CopG family transcriptional regulator, whose translation MPRDKIPKLFDGSIDELTKPTKPKPKKKPDLKKEKMQKTLYISRDMNMKLIQLYAEEGRRQSAIVEDAVNLYYYLRLALGEKKFEELLSAVKREDPEFLRDYISKLRP comes from the coding sequence TTGCCGAGGGATAAAATTCCAAAGCTCTTTGACGGCTCGATAGACGAGCTCACGAAGCCGACGAAGCCGAAGCCCAAGAAAAAGCCCGACCTGAAGAAGGAGAAGATGCAGAAGACCCTCTACATCAGCAGGGACATGAACATGAAGCTCATCCAGCTCTACGCCGAGGAGGGGAGAAGGCAGAGCGCCATCGTTGAAGATGCCGTCAACCTCTACTACTACCTCCGCCTCGCCCTCGGGGAGAAGAAGTTCGAGGAGCTTTTAAGCGCCGTGAAGAGGGAGGACCCCGAGTTCCTTCGCGATTACATCTCAAAACTGAGACCCTGA
- a CDS encoding adenylyltransferase/cytidyltransferase family protein produces MGESKGRRIRVLAGGVFDILHVGHIHFLKQAKELGDELIVIVAHDETVRRNKRRNPINPAEDRAELLRAIKYVDEVYIGSPGGIDFELVKRINPDVIAIGPDQNFNCEKLKEELRRHGIEAEVIRVPYLYKSDRAKTSKIIRRIVEEFCE; encoded by the coding sequence ATGGGGGAATCTAAAGGCCGGAGAATCCGCGTTTTAGCCGGTGGAGTCTTTGACATCCTCCACGTCGGTCATATACACTTTTTGAAGCAGGCGAAAGAGCTGGGTGACGAGCTTATAGTCATAGTCGCACACGATGAAACCGTTAGGAGGAACAAGCGGAGGAATCCAATCAACCCGGCCGAGGACAGGGCGGAACTGCTGAGGGCGATAAAATATGTGGACGAGGTTTACATCGGCTCACCTGGCGGGATAGACTTCGAGCTCGTGAAGCGCATAAACCCAGACGTGATAGCCATCGGCCCGGACCAGAACTTCAACTGCGAGAAGCTCAAGGAGGAGCTGAGGAGGCACGGAATAGAGGCAGAGGTGATAAGGGTTCCCTACCTCTACAAGAGCGACCGGGCGAAGACGAGCAAGATAATAAGGAGAATAGTTGAAGAGTTCTGCGAATGA
- a CDS encoding RNA-binding protein codes for MELKVKHPLSKKEVKAIIREMAEIFGEEIAEKMLSKKDRVEVAEFDKTTEILLVNGKPFFIRRKGLIFPLVIALYELSNEEDLRKWPRRVVVDEGAVPYIINGADVMAAGIVDADENIREGDFVFVVEEQYGRPLAIGIALMSGKAMKEKPKGKAVKNIHHAKDKIWNVTVG; via the coding sequence GTGGAGCTGAAGGTCAAGCACCCCCTCAGCAAGAAGGAGGTAAAGGCCATAATCCGCGAAATGGCCGAGATTTTCGGCGAAGAGATAGCCGAGAAGATGCTGAGTAAGAAGGACCGCGTTGAAGTAGCTGAGTTCGACAAGACCACCGAAATCCTTCTCGTCAACGGAAAGCCCTTCTTCATACGGAGAAAGGGCCTGATTTTCCCGCTCGTCATAGCGCTCTACGAGCTGTCCAACGAGGAGGACTTGAGGAAGTGGCCGAGGCGCGTTGTCGTTGACGAGGGGGCGGTTCCATACATCATCAACGGTGCAGATGTAATGGCCGCGGGCATAGTTGATGCCGATGAGAACATCAGGGAAGGCGACTTCGTATTCGTGGTTGAAGAGCAGTACGGAAGGCCACTCGCGATAGGCATAGCCCTCATGAGCGGTAAGGCGATGAAGGAGAAGCCCAAGGGGAAGGCAGTGAAGAACATTCACCACGCCAAGGATAAAATCTGGAACGTCACGGTGGGATGA
- the pyrF gene encoding orotidine-5'-phosphate decarboxylase has protein sequence MSRLILALDVYERERALEIARETADYLWAIKVNWPLIIGSGLGIIPELKEETGLPVIADLKLADIPNTNRLIAEKVFEAGADYIIAHGFVGSDSVKAVMELGKTIIVVEMSHPGAKEFIQPVADRLIELANRLEPFGVIAPATRPERVNYIRSKLKPRIKILTPGVGAQGGNAGEVLKAGADYIIVGRSIYASDNPRESARRIYEEVRAWS, from the coding sequence TTGAGTAGGCTTATACTTGCCCTTGACGTCTACGAGCGTGAGAGAGCCCTTGAGATCGCCCGCGAAACGGCGGACTACCTCTGGGCGATTAAGGTGAACTGGCCCCTCATCATCGGTTCCGGGCTGGGCATAATCCCTGAACTCAAGGAGGAGACCGGCCTTCCGGTCATAGCCGACCTCAAGCTCGCGGACATTCCCAACACCAATCGGCTGATAGCGGAGAAGGTTTTCGAGGCAGGGGCGGATTACATCATAGCGCATGGCTTCGTCGGGAGCGACAGCGTTAAAGCGGTTATGGAGCTCGGAAAGACGATAATCGTCGTCGAGATGAGCCACCCCGGAGCAAAGGAGTTCATCCAGCCCGTGGCGGATAGGCTAATAGAGCTCGCCAACCGGCTCGAGCCCTTTGGGGTCATAGCCCCGGCCACGAGGCCCGAGCGTGTCAATTACATCCGCTCGAAGCTCAAGCCGAGAATCAAAATCCTGACCCCCGGAGTTGGCGCCCAGGGTGGAAATGCGGGCGAGGTTTTAAAGGCCGGTGCCGACTACATCATCGTGGGCCGTTCCATATACGCGAGCGATAACCCGAGGGAAAGCGCGAGACGGATTTACGAGGAGGTGAGAGCGTGGAGCTGA
- a CDS encoding DUF4443 domain-containing protein, whose protein sequence is MSWKRGAYPEFTIEDAVAVLFLMKNPVGRKTISELLDLGEGSVRTLLRKLSRMELIESSQRGHVLSGKGRELVERLSRAFSEVHAVGKVEGFPAYALIVKDPPEFKSIELRDEAIRFFAKGAMILVVKNGEVVFPEDGRPLRETMPELAEKLSVLGPDDGDMVVVTWAENPADAMKSAYHVAVFLKDVPEEIKSLVR, encoded by the coding sequence ATGAGCTGGAAGAGGGGAGCGTATCCTGAGTTCACGATTGAAGACGCGGTTGCGGTTCTGTTCCTGATGAAGAATCCTGTCGGGAGGAAGACGATTTCAGAGCTCCTTGACCTCGGCGAGGGAAGCGTTAGAACGCTTTTGAGAAAGCTCTCGAGGATGGAGCTCATAGAGTCCTCTCAGAGGGGCCACGTCCTCAGTGGGAAAGGCAGGGAGCTCGTTGAGAGGCTTTCCCGGGCCTTTTCTGAGGTTCACGCGGTAGGGAAGGTCGAGGGCTTCCCTGCCTACGCCCTAATCGTAAAGGACCCTCCCGAGTTCAAGAGCATCGAGCTTCGCGATGAGGCAATAAGGTTCTTCGCCAAGGGTGCGATGATTCTCGTCGTTAAAAACGGGGAGGTAGTTTTTCCGGAGGACGGCAGGCCCCTGAGGGAGACCATGCCTGAGCTGGCGGAGAAGCTCTCCGTTCTTGGACCTGATGATGGAGACATGGTCGTCGTTACCTGGGCCGAGAACCCTGCCGACGCCATGAAGAGCGCCTACCACGTGGCGGTTTTCCTCAAGGACGTGCCGGAAGAGATAAAGTCCCTCGTGAGGTGA
- a CDS encoding inositol-3-phosphate synthase produces MVRVVILGQGYVASIFASGLEKIKAGKLEPYGVPLADELPIKIKDIEIVGSYDVDKAKVGKDLHEVVKAYDPEAPESLRGITIRKGVHLGSLRNLPLEATGLDDEMTLSEAVEHLVNEWKELKPDVFVNVCTTEAFVPFEKKEELEKAIAEDRKDRLTATQVYAYAVAKYAKEVGGAAFVNAIPTLIANDPAFVELAKESNLVIFGDDGATGATPLTADVLAHLAQRNRYVLDIAQFNIGGNNDFLALTDKERNKSKEFTKSSIVKDLLGYDAPHYIKPTGFLEPLGDKKFIAMHIEYVSFNGAHDELVITGRINDSPALAGLLVDLVRLGKIAVEKKAFGTVYEVNAFYMKNPGPKEMHNIPRIIAHEKMRMWAGLQPKWL; encoded by the coding sequence ATGGTCAGGGTTGTTATACTCGGCCAGGGTTACGTTGCAAGCATATTCGCGAGCGGTCTTGAGAAGATAAAGGCAGGAAAGCTCGAGCCCTACGGCGTCCCGCTGGCGGACGAGCTCCCGATTAAGATTAAAGACATAGAAATCGTCGGTTCCTACGACGTTGACAAGGCTAAGGTCGGCAAGGACCTCCACGAGGTCGTCAAGGCCTACGACCCGGAGGCCCCGGAGAGCCTCAGGGGTATCACCATCAGGAAGGGTGTCCACCTCGGAAGCCTCAGGAACCTCCCGCTCGAGGCTACCGGTCTCGACGACGAGATGACCCTCAGCGAAGCGGTAGAGCACCTCGTCAACGAGTGGAAGGAGCTCAAGCCCGACGTTTTCGTCAACGTCTGCACCACCGAGGCCTTCGTCCCGTTCGAGAAGAAGGAGGAGCTTGAGAAGGCCATCGCGGAGGACAGGAAGGACAGGCTCACAGCCACCCAGGTCTACGCCTATGCAGTGGCGAAGTACGCGAAGGAGGTCGGCGGTGCGGCTTTCGTCAACGCGATTCCAACGCTTATAGCCAACGACCCGGCCTTCGTCGAACTCGCGAAGGAGAGCAACCTCGTCATCTTCGGCGACGACGGAGCCACCGGCGCCACCCCGCTGACGGCTGACGTCCTCGCGCACCTCGCCCAGAGGAACCGCTACGTCCTCGATATAGCTCAGTTCAACATCGGCGGAAACAACGACTTCCTTGCCCTGACCGACAAGGAGCGCAACAAGAGCAAGGAGTTCACCAAGAGCTCCATCGTCAAGGACCTCCTCGGCTACGATGCACCGCACTACATCAAGCCGACCGGCTTCCTCGAGCCCCTCGGCGACAAGAAGTTCATCGCCATGCACATCGAGTACGTCAGCTTCAACGGCGCCCACGACGAGCTCGTTATAACCGGAAGGATAAACGACAGCCCGGCCCTCGCTGGTCTGCTCGTCGACCTCGTCAGGCTCGGAAAGATTGCCGTCGAGAAGAAGGCCTTCGGAACTGTTTACGAGGTCAACGCATTCTATATGAAGAACCCGGGACCGAAGGAGATGCACAACATCCCGCGCATCATCGCCCACGAGAAGATGCGCATGTGGGCTGGACTCCAGCCCAAGTGGCTCTGA
- a CDS encoding bifunctional L-myo-inositol-1-phosphate cytidylyltransferase/CDP-L-myo-inositol myo-inositolphosphotransferase has protein sequence MTPKTAVILAAGLGTRMGGRPKGLVRVAGREILYRTMHLLQRNGVERFVIVTNERYAPLYREFVEKNEFNAELVINPEPEKGNGHSLHLTKGHLSGRFVLVMSDHVYSEAFVAEAIKGNGLIADRRPKWIDVDEATKVRVKDGRVERIGKGLKDWDAVDTGFFVLDEGIFRVTEGLENEKNGDYSLSEVVGRAKLPVTFVDGLGWTDVDTPEELKRARKMLVFTAVKGTGDGFISRHLNRKISTRISYLLVENVTPNQMTVVTFALGVLSAFLTLVSLPLAGILYQVSSILDGVDGELARAQLRTSRLGGYVDSILDRYVDGSFLALLAYSALKEPPWYLVALLALLGSVMVSYSTERFKGAFCRDAYREVPALRKLPGKRDERVFLTMLFLLVPSGLAVRALFALLAVLTNLRVGATVYLISRKVSRPKTI, from the coding sequence ATGACTCCAAAAACTGCAGTGATTCTCGCGGCCGGCCTTGGGACGAGGATGGGCGGAAGGCCAAAGGGACTCGTTAGAGTCGCCGGAAGGGAGATTCTGTACCGAACGATGCACCTCCTCCAGAGGAACGGCGTTGAGAGGTTCGTAATCGTCACCAACGAGCGGTACGCGCCCCTTTACCGCGAGTTCGTTGAGAAGAACGAATTCAACGCCGAGCTCGTGATAAACCCCGAGCCCGAGAAGGGCAACGGTCACTCACTCCACCTCACCAAGGGCCACCTCTCCGGGCGGTTCGTCCTCGTCATGAGCGACCACGTCTACAGCGAGGCCTTCGTCGCTGAGGCTATAAAGGGAAACGGCCTCATAGCGGACCGAAGGCCGAAGTGGATTGACGTTGACGAGGCGACGAAGGTTAGGGTGAAGGACGGCAGGGTCGAGCGAATCGGAAAGGGCCTTAAAGACTGGGACGCGGTTGATACCGGCTTCTTCGTCCTCGATGAAGGGATTTTCAGGGTAACGGAAGGGCTTGAAAACGAGAAAAACGGTGACTACTCCCTCAGCGAGGTCGTCGGGCGGGCTAAGCTTCCCGTTACCTTCGTCGACGGCCTCGGCTGGACCGATGTGGACACGCCGGAGGAGCTCAAGAGGGCCCGAAAGATGCTCGTCTTCACGGCCGTCAAGGGGACCGGTGACGGGTTCATCAGCCGACACCTTAACAGAAAAATCTCGACGAGAATCAGCTATCTCCTCGTTGAGAATGTCACTCCAAACCAGATGACGGTCGTTACCTTCGCCCTTGGCGTGCTCTCGGCCTTCCTGACGCTCGTCAGCCTGCCCCTGGCTGGAATCCTGTACCAGGTGAGCTCAATCCTCGATGGGGTTGACGGCGAGCTCGCGAGGGCCCAGCTGAGGACGAGCAGGCTCGGTGGCTACGTGGATTCAATCCTCGACCGCTACGTTGACGGCTCTTTCCTCGCGCTCCTGGCTTACTCGGCTCTGAAAGAACCTCCCTGGTATCTGGTCGCGCTCCTGGCTCTGCTCGGTTCGGTCATGGTGAGTTACTCGACCGAGCGCTTTAAGGGGGCCTTCTGCAGGGACGCCTACCGGGAAGTCCCGGCACTCAGAAAGCTCCCCGGAAAGAGGGACGAGAGGGTCTTCCTGACGATGCTGTTCCTGCTCGTTCCTTCGGGCCTCGCCGTCAGGGCGCTCTTCGCGCTCCTCGCAGTCCTTACGAACCTTCGCGTCGGGGCGACGGTTTACCTTATATCCAGAAAGGTTTCGCGACCAAAAACTATTTAA
- a CDS encoding TIGR00289 family protein, translated as MRVAVLYSGGKDSNYALYWALKQGFEVKYLISMVSERDDSYMYHVPNIHLTELQARAIGIPLVKGFTSGEKEKEVEDMKAVLEGLKIDGVVAGALASEYQKQRVDRVAKELGIESFAPAWHRDPVDYMRELIGIFDIVMVGVSAYGLDERWLGRRIDEKALEELVKLHERYKIHVAGEGGEFETFVRDAPFFKARIVFDEVEKRWNECNYSGVLEVKRAHLERKDNL; from the coding sequence ATGCGCGTGGCAGTGCTGTATTCCGGCGGGAAGGACTCGAACTACGCCCTCTACTGGGCGCTCAAGCAGGGATTCGAGGTAAAGTACCTCATCTCGATGGTGAGCGAACGCGATGACAGCTACATGTACCACGTGCCCAACATTCACCTCACGGAACTGCAGGCGAGAGCCATTGGGATTCCGCTCGTCAAGGGCTTCACGAGTGGCGAGAAGGAGAAGGAAGTTGAGGACATGAAGGCCGTCCTCGAGGGCCTGAAGATTGACGGCGTCGTTGCCGGGGCTCTGGCAAGCGAGTACCAGAAGCAGAGGGTTGACAGGGTCGCGAAGGAGCTCGGCATTGAGAGCTTCGCCCCGGCGTGGCACAGGGACCCCGTTGACTACATGCGCGAGCTGATTGGAATCTTCGACATCGTAATGGTCGGAGTTTCGGCCTACGGGTTGGACGAGCGCTGGCTCGGGCGGAGGATTGACGAAAAGGCCCTGGAGGAGTTAGTAAAGCTCCACGAGAGGTACAAAATCCACGTGGCTGGAGAGGGCGGGGAGTTCGAGACCTTCGTCAGGGATGCACCCTTCTTCAAGGCCAGAATAGTCTTCGACGAGGTAGAAAAACGGTGGAACGAGTGCAACTATTCGGGAGTGCTTGAGGTCAAGAGGGCGCACCTTGAGAGAAAGGACAACCTTTAA
- a CDS encoding antitoxin family protein: MEVIEAVYDHGVLRPLKKVDLKEGEKVRIVLKRSLYEVISELEKEFEDVDEDLREVLVR; the protein is encoded by the coding sequence ATGGAGGTTATTGAAGCCGTCTACGACCACGGGGTTCTGAGACCCCTGAAGAAGGTGGACCTAAAGGAAGGCGAGAAAGTTCGCATAGTCCTCAAGAGGTCGCTCTACGAAGTTATCTCGGAACTTGAGAAGGAGTTCGAGGACGTAGATGAAGACCTAAGGGAAGTTCTCGTGAGGTAA
- a CDS encoding ABC transporter ATP-binding protein — protein MIEVENLVKRFGGKVALKGISFTVRDGEIYGLLGPNGSGKSTTMRILAGIIPPSEGKVLVEGINVAENPIEAKKITGYIPETPVLYESLTPMEFFSFVGSIRGIPKGELEERVERLVKAFGIEEYLGELIGTLSFGTQQKVSIIAGLLHDPKALILDEAINGLDPKSARIMKELLNGFKEEGKSIVFSTHILAVAEALCDRIGIIYNGELIAEGTPEELKSFAHEESLEDVFLKLTESQEEVSSLVRALREAF, from the coding sequence GTGATAGAGGTTGAGAACCTCGTCAAGCGCTTCGGCGGGAAGGTTGCGCTCAAGGGAATCTCCTTCACCGTCCGCGACGGCGAAATCTACGGCCTCTTGGGCCCAAACGGGAGCGGTAAGAGCACCACGATGAGGATTCTGGCGGGGATTATTCCCCCGAGCGAAGGGAAAGTCCTGGTCGAGGGAATAAACGTCGCCGAGAACCCGATTGAGGCGAAGAAAATAACCGGCTACATACCAGAGACGCCGGTTCTCTACGAGAGCCTGACCCCGATGGAGTTCTTCTCCTTCGTGGGGAGCATTAGGGGAATTCCAAAGGGGGAGCTTGAGGAGCGCGTTGAAAGGCTTGTCAAGGCCTTCGGAATCGAGGAATACCTCGGCGAGCTGATAGGAACGCTCAGCTTCGGGACCCAGCAGAAGGTTTCGATAATAGCCGGTTTGCTCCACGACCCAAAGGCTCTAATCCTCGACGAGGCCATCAACGGTCTCGACCCCAAGAGCGCGCGCATAATGAAGGAGCTCCTCAACGGCTTCAAGGAAGAGGGAAAGAGCATAGTCTTCTCGACACACATTCTCGCGGTTGCCGAGGCGTTGTGCGACAGGATAGGCATAATCTACAACGGCGAGCTGATAGCAGAGGGAACTCCCGAGGAACTCAAGAGCTTCGCCCACGAGGAGAGCCTTGAGGACGTCTTCCTCAAGCTGACCGAGAGTCAGGAGGAGGTAAGCTCTCTCGTCAGGGCCCTAAGGGAGGCCTTCTGA
- a CDS encoding Mth938-like domain-containing protein: MKLEYPSFGRIVVDGKTYEHDIVVYPSGRVEKRKKWLSKAKHGTSHRLDPDELREYLTEDFEVLIVGTGYYGYLSLLPESRELLKDREVYELPTGEAVELFNELHEKKRVLGIFHVTC, from the coding sequence ATGAAGCTCGAATATCCCTCCTTCGGGAGGATAGTGGTTGACGGAAAAACATATGAGCACGACATCGTGGTTTATCCGAGCGGAAGGGTTGAGAAGAGGAAGAAGTGGCTGAGCAAGGCGAAGCACGGAACGAGCCACAGACTCGACCCCGACGAGCTCAGGGAGTACCTGACTGAGGACTTCGAGGTTCTAATCGTCGGCACCGGCTACTACGGCTACCTCTCGCTACTCCCCGAGAGCAGAGAGCTTCTCAAGGACAGGGAAGTCTATGAGCTCCCCACCGGGGAAGCGGTGGAGCTATTCAACGAGCTTCACGAAAAGAAAAGAGTTCTTGGAATCTTCCACGTCACCTGCTGA
- a CDS encoding NUDIX hydrolase, whose product MDRYVLLVKAPKEADVSEFREEVKALAEKYGLTAELHRCIGLTVDGVILYRGGVVLIKRKHEPFKGSYALPGGFVEYGETVEEALKREMKEETGLDVRILRLVGVYSDPGRDPRGHTVSVAFLCIGEGELKAGDDAKEVHVIPIDKVEKLPLAFDHAKILRDALHPKDCW is encoded by the coding sequence ATGGACCGTTACGTTCTGCTCGTTAAAGCCCCAAAGGAGGCCGATGTAAGCGAATTCCGGGAGGAGGTTAAGGCTCTCGCAGAAAAATACGGCCTCACGGCTGAGCTCCACAGGTGCATAGGCTTAACTGTCGATGGTGTCATACTCTATCGGGGCGGTGTCGTTCTCATAAAGCGGAAGCATGAGCCATTCAAGGGCTCTTATGCTCTCCCCGGTGGTTTCGTTGAGTACGGCGAGACCGTTGAGGAAGCCCTGAAGAGGGAGATGAAGGAAGAGACAGGCTTGGACGTTAGAATACTCAGACTGGTGGGTGTTTACTCCGACCCGGGCAGAGACCCGAGGGGACACACCGTTTCGGTCGCCTTTCTCTGCATTGGGGAAGGCGAGCTGAAGGCCGGTGACGATGCGAAGGAAGTCCACGTCATCCCGATTGATAAGGTTGAGAAGCTTCCGCTGGCCTTTGACCACGCGAAGATTTTGAGGGACGCACTGCACCCAAAGGACTGCTGGTGA
- a CDS encoding carbohydrate kinase gives MGLVKMKCLVVGHVVRDVIRRGSKIEERLGGGAYYSALALSRFCDVEILTSFSQLPEEWIDELRSLGKLSVLPSDETTSYELKYLDSNRRELRLISRASPIKELPARKYDAILLNPVANEIPEGIVREALNQAGLVSADLQGFIRSPEKGPVRLIERDGSFLRGVDVLHADVAEFPHVNLDPGSVGVLLLSDGPNPGTAYLHGRPYRFIPLKVDIGESTGAGDVFLGAFTGFYLTCPFLQSLKRAVAFTALFLRYRSVDFSINDVSELARGVTVEALSD, from the coding sequence TTGGGACTGGTAAAAATGAAGTGCCTCGTCGTCGGCCACGTCGTCAGGGATGTAATAAGGCGCGGTTCGAAAATCGAGGAGAGACTCGGTGGCGGTGCCTACTACTCCGCCCTGGCACTTTCGCGCTTCTGCGACGTTGAGATTCTCACGAGCTTTTCCCAGCTTCCGGAGGAATGGATTGACGAGCTCCGCTCCCTGGGCAAACTGAGCGTTCTACCCTCCGATGAAACAACGTCCTACGAGCTGAAATACCTGGACTCCAACAGGAGGGAGCTGAGGCTGATTTCACGCGCCTCCCCCATTAAAGAGCTCCCGGCCCGGAAGTACGATGCCATACTCCTCAACCCCGTTGCCAACGAGATTCCAGAGGGCATCGTGAGGGAAGCTCTAAACCAGGCAGGGCTCGTCTCGGCCGACCTTCAGGGTTTCATACGCTCCCCTGAGAAGGGCCCGGTAAGGCTCATCGAGCGCGACGGGTCGTTCCTTCGCGGGGTTGATGTTCTGCACGCCGACGTCGCGGAGTTTCCCCACGTGAACCTTGACCCCGGCTCAGTTGGTGTTCTCCTCCTCTCGGACGGTCCGAACCCGGGAACGGCTTACCTCCACGGGAGGCCCTACCGCTTCATTCCGCTGAAGGTTGACATCGGCGAATCAACGGGTGCGGGAGACGTCTTTCTCGGAGCTTTCACCGGTTTCTACCTGACATGCCCCTTCCTTCAATCCCTGAAGCGGGCCGTCGCCTTCACGGCGCTGTTTCTCCGGTATCGCTCGGTGGATTTCAGCATCAACGATGTGAGCGAGCTCGCAAGGGGTGTAACCGTTGAGGCTTTAAGCGATTGA
- a CDS encoding Gar1/Naf1 family protein — protein sequence MKRLGKVSHYAKQGFLIVRTNWVPSLNEPVVDKDLKPVGIVKDVFGPVNYPYVAVKPRVKDPERYVGALLYVDKRRKDKKPGKKAKVRGSKGSKRPKRSRPAPRRRG from the coding sequence ATGAAGCGCTTAGGGAAGGTTTCTCACTACGCGAAGCAGGGCTTCCTCATAGTCAGAACGAACTGGGTTCCATCGCTCAACGAGCCCGTCGTTGACAAGGATTTGAAGCCGGTAGGCATTGTTAAGGATGTTTTTGGTCCCGTTAATTACCCCTATGTTGCCGTTAAACCCCGTGTTAAGGACCCCGAGAGGTACGTCGGTGCTCTTCTGTACGTGGACAAGAGGAGGAAGGATAAAAAGCCGGGTAAAAAGGCTAAAGTCAGAGGCTCTAAGGGTTCTAAGAGGCCCAAGCGTTCTCGCCCCGCCCCCAGGAGAAGGGGGTGA
- a CDS encoding transcription initiation factor IIB, producing the protein MTPKRVCPVCGSTEFIYDPRRGEIVCKVCGYVIEENVVDEGPEWRAFDPDQRAKRARTGAPMTLMIHDKGLSTDIDWRDKDIHGNQITGMYRSKMRRLRMWQRRMRINDAAERNLAFALSELDRMAAQMRLPRRVKEVAASLYRKAVMKKLIRGRSIEGMVSAALYAACRMEGIPRTLDEIAAVSKVTKKEIGRSYRFLARGLNLNLRPTSPIEYVDRFGDALGVSSRTKERAKEILREAIKRGITSGKGPTGLAAAALYVASLLEGEKKTQREVAEVAHVTEVTVRNRYKELVEKLGINVPM; encoded by the coding sequence ATTACTCCGAAAAGGGTTTGTCCCGTGTGCGGGTCAACCGAGTTTATATACGACCCCAGGAGGGGTGAGATAGTCTGCAAGGTCTGTGGCTACGTCATCGAGGAGAACGTCGTCGATGAGGGGCCGGAGTGGAGGGCCTTCGACCCGGATCAGAGGGCCAAGCGCGCAAGGACCGGCGCGCCGATGACGCTGATGATACACGACAAGGGCCTCTCGACCGATATAGACTGGCGCGACAAGGACATACACGGCAACCAGATAACGGGAATGTACAGGAGCAAGATGAGAAGGCTCCGCATGTGGCAGAGAAGGATGCGCATAAACGACGCCGCGGAAAGAAACCTCGCCTTCGCGCTGAGCGAGCTCGACAGGATGGCGGCACAGATGCGCCTCCCGAGGCGCGTCAAGGAAGTAGCGGCGTCCCTATACAGAAAGGCGGTCATGAAGAAGCTCATCCGCGGTCGCTCGATAGAGGGCATGGTTTCCGCAGCTCTCTACGCGGCCTGCAGAATGGAAGGCATTCCAAGGACCCTTGACGAGATTGCGGCGGTTTCAAAGGTTACGAAGAAGGAAATCGGGAGGAGCTACCGCTTCCTTGCAAGGGGTCTCAACCTGAACCTCCGCCCTACGAGCCCGATAGAGTACGTTGACCGCTTTGGGGACGCCCTCGGTGTCAGCTCGAGGACCAAGGAAAGGGCGAAGGAAATCCTCCGCGAGGCCATAAAGCGCGGTATAACCAGCGGAAAAGGTCCGACCGGACTCGCGGCGGCGGCGCTCTACGTTGCCTCGCTTCTTGAGGGCGAGAAGAAGACCCAGCGGGAAGTGGCTGAGGTCGCGCACGTCACCGAGGTGACCGTCAGGAACAGGTACAAGGAGCTCGTAGAGAAGCTCGGTATAAACGTGCCGATGTGA